A single Desulfomonilaceae bacterium DNA region contains:
- a CDS encoding formate dehydrogenase accessory protein FdhE encodes MVSNETDQQEKEIRDSILRIKNDIPQIAGVVDAFEELLVKRYLAKSKLPVPSLDLENFDTARFYQGAPILDERKIEIDRDSLLQVADLIIPALEKGFPKLLHPLVRLKSLMRGDQSFMDRLLSALESANTTIIEEIASQLEMEPETLQFVCSQLAKPFAEKAEETVRTLIKDMEWNKGYCPVCGGWPGVSFWKEQEGRRFLDCSVCGHEWSFMRTKCPFCENDDNAKMELVFSEDRKFEHAELCHVCKRYIVGLDTRGMITAPHPSVAPLGLIYLDFLVQERGFRPGAALGWNVLDKT; translated from the coding sequence ATGGTCTCAAATGAGACTGATCAACAAGAGAAAGAAATAAGAGATTCGATTTTACGGATCAAGAATGACATTCCTCAGATCGCAGGAGTTGTGGATGCTTTCGAGGAGTTATTAGTCAAAAGGTACTTAGCAAAATCAAAACTTCCTGTCCCCAGTTTAGATCTGGAAAATTTTGATACTGCAAGATTTTACCAAGGCGCGCCCATTCTGGACGAGAGAAAAATCGAAATTGATAGGGACTCCCTACTCCAGGTTGCGGACCTGATTATTCCAGCGCTGGAAAAAGGATTTCCCAAACTGCTTCATCCTTTGGTACGATTGAAATCTCTCATGCGAGGAGATCAATCGTTCATGGATAGACTCCTCTCCGCCCTTGAATCCGCTAACACAACTATTATTGAAGAAATAGCGTCTCAATTAGAGATGGAGCCAGAAACTCTCCAATTTGTATGTTCTCAACTTGCGAAGCCCTTTGCTGAGAAAGCTGAAGAAACTGTCAGAACTCTAATAAAGGACATGGAGTGGAACAAGGGATATTGTCCGGTTTGCGGCGGATGGCCCGGGGTAAGTTTTTGGAAAGAACAGGAGGGAAGGAGATTTTTAGATTGTTCAGTCTGCGGTCACGAATGGAGTTTCATGAGAACCAAGTGTCCATTTTGTGAAAACGACGACAACGCTAAAATGGAATTAGTTTTTTCTGAAGATCGAAAATTTGAACATGCGGAACTATGTCACGTTTGTAAAAGATACATAGTAGGGCTGGATACACGAGGCATGATTACCGCCCCTCATCCCTCAGTGGCCCCTTTGGGGCTGATTTATCTGGATTTCCTTGTCCAGGAAAGGGGCTTTCGTCCAGGAGCGGCGCTAGGGTGGAATGTTCTGGATAAAACGTGA
- a CDS encoding nucleoside recognition domain-containing protein: protein MKYSNSGNALIAPVILIVIALAGLAISDYVASPSTLSISTVVNNLLIPLLRLFLYLALGLLFGEFLETLGWTSKLAGWLRPLTKWAHLKDESGAAFITSFVSGVGANTLLTTFYQEGKISRREVKLTYLLNNGLPLFLLHLPTTFFLTASLAGTAGLIYLSVTLIAALARSVGILGYCRHRLPEACWLWSPIVDESEVKQQRRLSRILKKFKERFYRVALYTTPIYIIIFLLNQWGLFKWLRLGFSSWLTGGFFPVEATGMIIFSLAAEFGAGMAAAGALLQHGELSTKQAALALILGTIIATPIRAIRHQLATQIGLFNVRLGTELIILGQGLRIASLVLVAGAYALLF, encoded by the coding sequence ATGAAATATTCCAATTCAGGAAACGCTCTAATTGCGCCTGTAATATTAATAGTTATTGCCCTGGCAGGGCTGGCGATTTCCGATTACGTCGCGTCGCCATCTACGCTGTCAATCTCGACCGTTGTAAACAATCTGCTGATCCCGTTATTAAGGCTATTCCTGTATCTTGCGTTAGGACTGTTATTTGGGGAATTTTTAGAAACTTTGGGGTGGACCTCCAAGTTGGCCGGTTGGTTGCGACCGTTGACCAAATGGGCTCATCTGAAAGATGAAAGTGGGGCCGCTTTTATAACCAGCTTTGTATCGGGCGTAGGCGCTAATACCCTTTTGACAACTTTCTATCAGGAGGGGAAGATCAGTCGAAGGGAGGTCAAACTTACCTACCTGCTCAACAATGGTTTGCCGCTATTTTTGCTGCATCTTCCCACCACGTTTTTTCTGACAGCTTCCCTTGCTGGTACCGCAGGTCTGATCTACCTGAGTGTCACGCTGATTGCTGCATTGGCTCGTAGCGTAGGAATACTGGGCTACTGCCGCCATAGACTCCCGGAAGCGTGTTGGCTGTGGAGCCCAATTGTGGACGAATCGGAAGTCAAGCAACAGAGAAGGTTGAGTCGAATCTTAAAGAAGTTCAAAGAACGGTTCTACAGGGTGGCTCTTTACACCACTCCTATTTATATCATTATTTTCTTGTTGAATCAGTGGGGACTCTTTAAGTGGTTAAGATTAGGGTTCAGTTCTTGGTTGACTGGAGGTTTTTTTCCAGTGGAGGCTACGGGGATGATCATATTCTCGCTGGCCGCTGAATTTGGCGCTGGAATGGCCGCTGCAGGAGCATTGCTCCAGCATGGGGAGCTTTCGACAAAACAGGCTGCTCTAGCGCTGATCCTGGGAACAATAATAGCCACACCTATTCGTGCCATAAGGCATCAGTTGGCGACCCAAATCGGTCTATTCAATGTTCGGTTGGGCACGGAACTTATTATACTCGGTCAAGGGTTGAGAATTGCAAGTCTCGTTTTAGTAGCTGGCGCGTATGCGCTTCTTTTCTGA
- the fdnG gene encoding formate dehydrogenase-N subunit alpha — protein MSISRRDFLVMSGAVGAGLALSSLGIDTGPIKAYADELKKVDKLKSSQQSTTICPYCAVGCGLICSTDTKAKKIINIEGDPDHPINEGALCAKGSALFQTTADNPNRLQKVLYRAPGSDKWQEKSWEWALNEIAKRVKNTRDANFIEKNAKGETVDRVEAIAHIGSAALDNEELWPLQAMMRALGLVYIEHQARIUHSATVQALAESFGRGAMTNHWIDLRNSDCILVMGSNAAANHPISMKWVQKAKDNGAILISVDPRFTQTSAKSDIYAPLRSGTDIPFLGGMIKYILDNNKYFKEYVADYTNASFIVGPKFDFHDGLFSGYDSKGRKYDATFWAFEKESDGKVKRDLTLQDPRCVFQLLKKHYSRYTPETVSSITGTPVSDLTKVYEAYASTGAKDKAGTIMYAMGWTQHTVGVQNIRAMCIIQLLLGNMGIAGGGVNALRGESNVQGSTDQALLFHILPGYLAYPRANQLKLETYLKAITPTTVDPMSANWPQNLPKYYVSLMKSFWGDKATKENQFGYEWLPKLDVGQNCSWLNLFDAMYDGKIKGFFSWGQNPACSGANANKVRQGLAKLDWMVNLNIFDNETGSFWKGPGMDPKKIKTEVFMLPVAASVEKEGSISNSGRWAQWRYKAVDAPGMAKPDGDVIVELFDKIRTLYKKGGKFPEPILNLKWDYVDEKGHFDPHKVAKEINGYFMKDVTLKDPTGKDVSFKKGDLVPAFGFLQTDGSTSSGNWIYCQSYNAQGNNMARRKKEDPTGLGLYPEWSWAWPVNRRIIYNRASVDLNGAPWNPKKPLLKWVEGQVVDGKAQPGKWVGDVPDGPWPPMSNTKAGKYPFIMKPDGLASIFGPGLADGPFPEHYEPLECPVPKNLLSDQFTNPTIKIFSGTMDKHLTCDPRFPFVGTTYRVTEHWQTGIMTRWQPWLIEAEPQMFVEMSDELAKLRGIKNGEKVKVSSVRGEVEAVAIVTTRFKPFKIGDTIVHQVGMPWCFGWMVPKDGGESANLLTPNVGDPNTMIPESKAFMVNVAKIEGGK, from the coding sequence ATGAGTATATCCCGCCGAGACTTCCTTGTGATGTCTGGCGCAGTTGGGGCAGGCTTGGCTCTTTCTTCTCTCGGAATCGACACAGGTCCTATAAAGGCTTATGCCGACGAGTTGAAGAAAGTCGACAAGCTAAAATCGTCCCAGCAGAGCACCACTATCTGTCCTTATTGCGCTGTGGGCTGCGGCCTGATTTGCAGCACGGACACAAAAGCCAAAAAAATAATTAACATAGAGGGAGACCCTGATCACCCAATCAATGAAGGAGCCTTGTGCGCCAAAGGCTCAGCCCTGTTTCAGACTACCGCGGACAATCCCAATCGACTTCAGAAAGTTCTTTATCGGGCCCCAGGTAGCGACAAATGGCAGGAAAAATCGTGGGAATGGGCCCTAAATGAGATCGCTAAACGTGTCAAAAACACCCGTGACGCAAATTTTATCGAAAAAAACGCCAAAGGAGAGACTGTTGATAGGGTAGAGGCCATCGCGCATATAGGAAGCGCAGCTCTCGATAATGAAGAACTTTGGCCCTTGCAGGCGATGATGAGAGCCCTTGGCCTGGTGTACATTGAACATCAGGCCCGTATATGACACAGCGCCACTGTACAGGCTCTGGCAGAGTCTTTCGGTCGCGGCGCAATGACAAATCACTGGATTGACCTCAGAAACAGTGACTGTATTCTTGTAATGGGCAGCAACGCTGCCGCCAACCACCCTATCTCGATGAAATGGGTGCAAAAAGCTAAAGACAATGGAGCGATCCTCATTTCAGTGGATCCCCGCTTCACTCAGACGTCGGCAAAATCCGACATATACGCGCCGTTGAGATCTGGGACCGACATTCCTTTCCTGGGAGGAATGATCAAGTATATCCTCGATAACAATAAGTATTTCAAAGAATATGTGGCTGATTACACCAACGCGTCCTTCATCGTAGGTCCAAAATTTGATTTCCATGATGGTCTATTCTCAGGCTACGACTCCAAGGGCAGAAAATATGACGCCACTTTTTGGGCGTTTGAGAAAGAATCCGATGGCAAGGTAAAGCGCGACCTCACCTTGCAGGATCCCAGATGTGTTTTTCAATTGTTGAAAAAGCATTATTCAAGATATACGCCGGAAACTGTATCCTCAATTACAGGCACGCCGGTTTCCGATTTGACCAAGGTTTACGAGGCCTACGCTTCTACCGGGGCTAAAGACAAAGCCGGGACCATCATGTACGCCATGGGCTGGACCCAACATACCGTTGGGGTCCAGAATATACGGGCCATGTGTATTATCCAGCTCCTGTTAGGGAATATGGGAATTGCCGGTGGTGGAGTGAACGCTCTCAGGGGAGAGTCCAATGTTCAGGGATCGACTGACCAAGCCCTGCTATTTCACATACTTCCAGGGTATCTGGCCTACCCTCGAGCCAATCAGCTCAAGCTGGAGACATACCTCAAAGCTATAACACCCACTACTGTCGACCCCATGTCGGCCAATTGGCCCCAAAATCTGCCAAAATATTATGTGAGCCTAATGAAGTCCTTCTGGGGAGACAAGGCAACAAAAGAAAATCAGTTTGGCTATGAATGGCTGCCAAAGTTGGATGTCGGTCAAAATTGTTCTTGGCTTAATCTCTTCGACGCGATGTATGATGGTAAGATCAAAGGCTTTTTTTCGTGGGGTCAAAATCCTGCATGTTCAGGGGCCAATGCCAACAAGGTTCGTCAGGGACTGGCCAAACTCGACTGGATGGTCAACCTGAACATATTCGACAACGAGACAGGCTCTTTCTGGAAGGGCCCCGGGATGGATCCCAAGAAGATAAAAACCGAAGTCTTCATGTTACCTGTGGCGGCCTCCGTAGAAAAAGAAGGCAGCATATCCAATAGCGGGCGTTGGGCCCAATGGCGCTACAAGGCGGTGGATGCGCCCGGAATGGCTAAACCTGACGGGGACGTCATTGTCGAGTTGTTCGATAAGATCAGGACCCTTTACAAAAAGGGCGGAAAATTTCCCGAGCCCATACTCAACCTGAAATGGGATTACGTTGATGAGAAGGGTCATTTCGATCCGCACAAAGTAGCCAAAGAGATTAATGGCTACTTCATGAAGGATGTCACACTGAAAGACCCAACAGGAAAAGACGTTAGTTTTAAGAAAGGCGATCTGGTTCCTGCTTTTGGATTTCTTCAGACGGACGGCAGCACATCTTCCGGAAACTGGATTTATTGCCAGAGCTACAATGCTCAGGGCAATAATATGGCCAGAAGAAAGAAAGAGGATCCTACTGGACTAGGACTGTATCCCGAATGGTCATGGGCTTGGCCGGTCAACAGGAGGATCATTTACAACAGAGCTTCCGTTGATTTAAACGGCGCGCCATGGAATCCAAAGAAGCCTCTGCTCAAATGGGTGGAAGGTCAGGTAGTGGATGGGAAAGCTCAACCCGGAAAATGGGTTGGAGACGTTCCTGATGGGCCATGGCCTCCCATGAGTAACACCAAGGCGGGAAAGTATCCGTTCATAATGAAACCGGATGGGTTGGCCTCAATATTTGGTCCAGGATTGGCGGATGGCCCATTCCCAGAACATTATGAGCCTCTCGAATGCCCTGTTCCCAAGAATCTACTCTCTGACCAGTTTACAAATCCAACAATCAAGATTTTCTCAGGAACGATGGACAAACATTTGACATGTGACCCACGGTTCCCATTTGTAGGAACCACATATCGTGTGACGGAACATTGGCAGACGGGCATCATGACCCGGTGGCAGCCGTGGCTTATTGAAGCTGAACCCCAGATGTTTGTTGAAATGAGTGATGAACTCGCAAAACTCCGTGGAATCAAGAATGGTGAGAAAGTAAAGGTCTCTTCCGTCAGAGGAGAGGTTGAAGCGGTAGCCATCGTCACCACACGATTCAAGCCGTTCAAGATTGGCGACACAATTGTCCATCAAGTCGGCATGCCGTGGTGTTTCGGATGGATGGTTCCAAAGGATGGAGGTGAAAGCGCTAACCTGCTCACCCCCAACGTAGGCGATCCGAACACAATGATTCCTGAATCAAAGGCTTTCATGGTCAATGTGGCCAAAATAGAAGGAGGTAAGTAA
- a CDS encoding VWA domain-containing protein, with product MILWTAIVFNCCHEICFAGGTLYTYPPKVDEESVPVARPTCLISKTMVTVSESSVEVKIDQVFVNDNDYDVDGIFLCPMMFPEPHRISEVLVNGTKVAFDVLNPTELFPLLRKIVLDTEDPAPLALVGYQTVVCPRIKLKIRESKSFRIVYTVPLHLDNDVLDIKIPMSGERYALAPIGDYEVMVRFKMSGSVRTSISPSNHLRIENEAVGRRLVVCQEKGIREPEDFRLLTTFSGLDLNLRLFFNKISEKAGYFMALIEPPFTKQTGSPSLNDIVMLLDCSSSMNSKYMAEAKKALLLLIEKLRPGDRFDVIRFTSRQKKLFGSLAPAQNHNISVAADFIEASKSDGGTDLFNTMLAAFHAFTTKKREKTILLVTDGKATVGKTNPEALIDMVRRYNKFKIRVFVAALGPSPDLATLDQIARVTGGSILQVSGSEAFEPTVSKWLASIISPQVTDVSLNLKDLGSESVVPDPIPDMIGLDSLSIFGRYVKAPGNKFSVTLKGKVAGKVVDVVKKLEPPKQEKSNNFVPTLWAMRRMASLLDVERTRGQNQPLKEQISKLGQEFGLLIYDTSPKYEKAFSDLLWKYKTSFVISEVTKPGFKRIGEKLFKNEGACWVESGSRGSEPEEEVNFLSDRYFNLVTDDYAIGPIMAMSPEVSFMNKGTFFRVIRSPDYSGAGKKELPTNTIR from the coding sequence ATGATTCTCTGGACTGCCATAGTCTTCAACTGTTGTCATGAGATCTGTTTTGCCGGGGGAACGCTCTACACTTATCCTCCTAAAGTTGATGAAGAATCAGTGCCAGTAGCCAGACCGACCTGCCTCATCTCCAAGACTATGGTCACGGTATCTGAGTCGTCAGTTGAAGTCAAAATTGACCAGGTTTTCGTAAACGATAATGATTACGATGTGGATGGGATTTTTTTATGCCCCATGATGTTTCCAGAACCACATCGCATTTCGGAAGTTCTCGTAAACGGAACTAAAGTAGCCTTTGATGTTCTCAATCCCACTGAACTTTTTCCGCTTCTGAGGAAGATTGTCCTGGATACGGAAGATCCCGCTCCACTTGCTCTTGTTGGATATCAGACCGTCGTATGTCCAAGAATCAAACTTAAAATAAGAGAAAGCAAATCGTTCAGAATTGTCTACACGGTTCCTCTGCACCTCGATAACGACGTTTTGGACATCAAGATCCCCATGTCAGGTGAGCGTTATGCCTTGGCTCCGATTGGGGACTACGAAGTTATGGTCAGATTCAAAATGTCCGGTTCAGTTCGAACCTCAATCTCCCCATCTAACCATTTGAGAATCGAAAATGAGGCTGTAGGTCGAAGACTCGTTGTATGTCAAGAAAAAGGAATTAGAGAACCTGAAGATTTTAGACTCCTTACAACATTTTCAGGACTTGATTTAAATTTAAGGTTATTTTTTAATAAAATTTCAGAGAAAGCGGGCTATTTTATGGCCCTTATAGAACCTCCTTTCACAAAACAAACCGGCTCACCATCCTTAAACGACATAGTAATGTTGCTTGACTGCTCTAGCAGTATGAACTCAAAATATATGGCGGAAGCAAAGAAGGCGCTCCTTCTTCTGATTGAGAAATTACGGCCCGGGGACCGGTTCGATGTGATAAGATTTACATCCAGACAGAAAAAACTCTTCGGATCATTAGCGCCTGCTCAAAATCACAATATTTCAGTCGCTGCAGACTTCATTGAAGCTTCAAAGTCAGATGGAGGGACGGACCTTTTCAACACAATGTTGGCTGCTTTTCACGCATTTACAACGAAGAAGCGAGAAAAAACAATCTTGCTTGTAACCGATGGAAAAGCGACCGTAGGAAAAACTAACCCGGAGGCTTTGATAGATATGGTCCGGCGTTATAACAAATTCAAGATTAGGGTATTTGTTGCCGCTCTGGGTCCATCTCCTGACCTGGCCACGCTGGATCAAATCGCAAGAGTTACAGGAGGCTCAATATTACAGGTGTCCGGATCAGAAGCCTTTGAGCCGACCGTATCGAAATGGCTTGCAAGTATTATATCTCCGCAGGTGACGGATGTTTCCCTAAATCTCAAAGACTTAGGTTCAGAGTCAGTTGTGCCTGACCCCATACCGGATATGATCGGTTTGGACAGTCTGTCGATTTTCGGACGCTACGTCAAGGCGCCAGGAAACAAATTTTCCGTGACACTTAAAGGCAAGGTGGCTGGAAAGGTTGTTGATGTGGTCAAGAAGCTGGAACCACCGAAGCAGGAAAAATCCAACAACTTTGTTCCCACACTTTGGGCCATGCGTAGAATGGCGTCCCTATTGGATGTCGAACGGACGAGAGGACAAAATCAGCCGCTCAAGGAACAGATCAGCAAACTTGGTCAAGAATTCGGCTTACTAATTTACGATACATCCCCTAAATATGAAAAGGCGTTCTCTGACCTGCTCTGGAAGTACAAAACATCGTTTGTAATCTCGGAGGTAACTAAGCCGGGATTCAAGAGAATCGGAGAGAAGTTGTTTAAGAATGAAGGAGCATGCTGGGTTGAGTCAGGGTCCAGAGGATCTGAGCCCGAAGAGGAAGTAAATTTTTTGAGCGATCGTTATTTTAACCTCGTAACTGATGACTACGCGATAGGACCAATAATGGCTATGAGCCCGGAGGTATCATTCATGAACAAGGGAACTTTTTTCAGGGTGATCCGATCCCCAGATTACTCAGGCGCCGGGAAAAAAGAACTACCAACGAATACTATTAGATGA
- a CDS encoding 4Fe-4S dicluster domain-containing protein, with translation MSEGYSILVDTSKCTACRGCQVACKQWNGLPGTATKNEGTHENPTDLSADTWKIVRFSEGPSKNGNPFWYFFSEQCRHCLSPGCMAEAEKVEIIQDEKTGAVIFTPKTKSLNYTATREGCPYDIPRQDPKTKQLFKCTMCFDRITNNMIPACVKSCPTGAMVFGERPKILDMAKARVQELSKQFPKAKAINPDEVRVIYIVTDDPQKYWKLAAGR, from the coding sequence ATGTCTGAAGGATATTCGATTCTTGTAGACACCTCCAAATGCACCGCTTGCCGAGGTTGTCAGGTAGCGTGCAAACAGTGGAACGGACTACCGGGCACGGCCACGAAAAATGAAGGAACACATGAGAATCCCACGGACCTGTCTGCGGACACATGGAAAATCGTGAGGTTCTCAGAGGGGCCTTCCAAGAACGGTAACCCCTTCTGGTATTTCTTTTCGGAGCAGTGCAGACACTGCCTGTCACCTGGATGCATGGCCGAAGCGGAAAAAGTTGAAATCATTCAAGATGAAAAAACCGGAGCGGTAATTTTCACACCGAAAACGAAAAGTTTGAATTACACAGCCACCCGTGAGGGCTGTCCTTATGATATCCCTCGCCAAGACCCTAAAACCAAGCAACTGTTCAAGTGTACGATGTGTTTTGACCGGATCACGAATAACATGATTCCTGCTTGCGTAAAATCATGCCCTACAGGCGCTATGGTTTTTGGAGAAAGACCTAAAATACTTGATATGGCAAAAGCTAGGGTTCAGGAATTATCGAAGCAGTTCCCAAAAGCCAAGGCAATAAATCCTGATGAAGTTAGAGTAATCTATATAGTTACGGATGATCCTCAGAAATACTGGAAACTGGCGGCCGGAAGGTAA
- a CDS encoding DUF3160 domain-containing protein: MKRYIITTSRLLATFVMTLSLVVFAVTGAAETNESNSEPTFLRPIKSPQAWYADQAAHGHDIYFSANYIFQMAKLRTQEVLVDYELASVYPALQELMADIKKGGVNGSCLVFVEMARKLLDPDAEIDPTVSKEALSRLDSFRKDPQNFPRGRYSSSEELKRYFQAVQFLTKATFDVKVDKTWFATRNYMLFPFEAAVELLTKLAAKENKQTLDKLNQVSTFYDNLVGPSDLPSFQGLIKADVALTIDDVLRYAADNRAPKINKQMGVGIQFLGERIALHQSVINSLTENFLANDPKVNRKKVMAALEIRNVFFGKKGPKNEISGLIETQFKPNNSGMSFYQHCLRAILDLPVLESSAYSINTGAACLTALAEQTILVTKQTALVPKSAAPRPDKDKKAVKIYVERNIENFLKQLSLADRTISSICSQEPHTNLYDTLKRVSKNQNPLLSSNPDGITLISQLATLSSDPTVTADVFFLNSRNDKGFLQWAIGPFEVERSFRGGAKAIGMEMVFFEGWNDTALKNAKNPMTNEEWKKIFLKGDYKKFRSVITAP; this comes from the coding sequence ATGAAACGGTACATTATAACTACGTCCAGATTATTGGCGACATTCGTCATGACCCTGTCACTGGTTGTTTTTGCCGTGACTGGCGCAGCCGAGACAAACGAGAGCAATTCCGAACCGACTTTTCTCAGACCAATCAAGTCTCCCCAGGCATGGTATGCCGATCAAGCCGCCCATGGCCACGATATCTATTTTTCAGCCAACTATATTTTTCAGATGGCTAAACTTAGGACCCAGGAAGTCCTCGTAGATTATGAACTCGCTTCTGTATATCCTGCTTTACAAGAACTGATGGCTGACATCAAAAAAGGGGGTGTCAACGGGTCTTGTCTGGTCTTCGTGGAAATGGCGCGGAAGCTTTTGGACCCCGACGCAGAAATTGATCCCACCGTTTCTAAAGAAGCTCTGTCAAGGCTCGATTCGTTCAGGAAAGACCCGCAGAATTTTCCTAGGGGTCGTTACTCATCATCTGAGGAACTAAAACGATATTTCCAGGCAGTTCAGTTTTTAACTAAGGCCACCTTCGATGTGAAAGTCGACAAGACGTGGTTTGCCACTAGGAATTACATGCTGTTTCCTTTTGAGGCCGCCGTAGAACTCCTCACCAAGCTAGCCGCCAAAGAAAACAAGCAGACTCTGGACAAATTGAACCAGGTTTCGACTTTCTATGACAATTTGGTCGGGCCTTCCGACCTGCCATCGTTTCAGGGGTTGATCAAGGCCGATGTTGCTCTGACTATAGATGATGTTCTTCGATATGCTGCGGACAACCGGGCGCCAAAAATTAACAAACAGATGGGGGTTGGGATACAGTTTCTTGGAGAACGCATCGCCTTACATCAATCTGTAATTAATTCCTTGACGGAAAATTTTCTTGCCAATGACCCAAAAGTAAACCGAAAAAAAGTTATGGCCGCCCTGGAGATAAGAAATGTTTTCTTTGGGAAAAAAGGTCCGAAAAATGAGATCTCAGGTCTTATCGAAACTCAATTCAAGCCAAATAATTCAGGGATGTCATTTTATCAACATTGTTTAAGAGCGATTCTAGATTTGCCGGTCCTTGAGTCTTCCGCCTATTCAATTAATACTGGCGCTGCATGTTTAACCGCTCTCGCCGAACAAACAATTCTTGTCACAAAACAAACCGCGCTTGTTCCCAAATCAGCCGCTCCTCGTCCTGATAAGGACAAAAAAGCAGTAAAAATTTACGTGGAGCGAAACATCGAAAATTTCCTCAAGCAATTGAGTTTGGCTGATAGAACGATTTCCTCAATATGTTCGCAAGAACCGCACACCAATCTATATGATACCCTGAAAAGAGTGTCGAAGAACCAGAACCCACTGTTATCGAGTAATCCTGATGGGATCACTCTGATAAGTCAGCTCGCCACCTTGTCTAGTGATCCGACGGTCACTGCTGACGTGTTTTTCCTGAATAGCCGCAATGACAAAGGATTTCTTCAGTGGGCGATTGGCCCGTTTGAGGTAGAAAGATCATTTAGAGGCGGCGCCAAAGCAATTGGAATGGAAATGGTCTTCTTTGAAGGTTGGAATGATACTGCGCTGAAAAACGCCAAGAATCCCATGACTAATGAAGAATGGAAAAAAATATTTCTCAAGGGTGATTACAAAAAATTCCGATCCGTGATCACTGCGCCTTAA
- a CDS encoding flavodoxin family protein produces MKILVVNASPRMESGNTQIILTPFLIGAKEGGASVDIANLARKKITPCIGCFSCYAKTPGKCIHDDEMRLLSERVKAADMLVLATPVYIDGMPALAKKFIDRLVTFMDPHFVTDGARVSHSLRWKFPKKMFLISVCGFPGLRNFDPLVLHFERICENFHSEFGGALLRPAIFSVLFTKKYPEKVKAVLDAVRLAGFELLTNGSVSTKTSEDASKDICSSEELIRTANSYWDRELAQTSE; encoded by the coding sequence ATGAAGATTCTGGTAGTCAACGCATCACCGAGGATGGAATCAGGGAATACACAAATCATTCTAACGCCATTTCTTATTGGAGCGAAAGAAGGCGGCGCATCGGTAGACATTGCTAATTTGGCAAGGAAGAAAATCACTCCTTGCATCGGGTGTTTTTCCTGCTATGCGAAAACTCCGGGGAAATGCATACATGACGACGAAATGAGGCTTTTGTCTGAACGTGTCAAGGCTGCAGATATGCTGGTTTTGGCTACGCCGGTATACATTGATGGAATGCCTGCTCTGGCCAAGAAATTCATCGACCGTTTAGTAACCTTTATGGATCCTCATTTTGTTACAGATGGCGCGAGAGTTAGCCATTCTCTTCGCTGGAAGTTCCCGAAAAAAATGTTCCTTATAAGTGTATGTGGATTCCCCGGACTAAGGAATTTTGATCCCTTGGTTCTTCATTTTGAAAGGATTTGCGAAAACTTTCATTCGGAATTTGGTGGCGCTCTATTGAGACCGGCGATTTTTTCTGTCCTTTTCACAAAAAAATATCCTGAGAAAGTAAAGGCTGTTCTGGATGCCGTCAGGTTGGCGGGATTTGAACTGCTCACCAACGGTTCTGTCTCAACAAAGACAAGTGAAGACGCTTCCAAAGACATTTGCTCATCAGAAGAATTAATCCGGACGGCAAACTCTTATTGGGACAGAGAATTGGCTCAAACATCAGAATAA